A single window of Solanum dulcamara chromosome 5, daSolDulc1.2, whole genome shotgun sequence DNA harbors:
- the LOC129889278 gene encoding ATP-dependent 6-phosphofructokinase 6-like isoform X2, with amino-acid sequence MGTESKYQMKVVNGDFGYVLEDVPHLTDYIPQLPTYDNPLRSNPAYSVVKQYFVDMDDTVPQKIVVHKDSQRGVHFRRAGPRQKVYFSSDDVRACIVTCGGLCPGLNTVIREIVHSLDYMYGVDKVLGIEGGYRGFYARNTISLTPKLVNDIHKRGGTILGTSRGGHDTKKIVDSIQDHGINQVYIIGGDGTLKGAAIIYEEIRRRGLKVVVAGIPKTIDNDIPIIDKSFGFDTAVEEAQRAINAAHVEAQSAENGIGVVKLMGRYSGFIAMYATLASRDVDCCLIPESPFFLDGSGGLFEFVKKRLREEGHMVIVIAEGAGQELLAAENSHAGSEQDASGNKLLQDVGLWLSHKIRDHFEKKLMMPITLKYIDPTYMIRAVPSNASDNVYCTILAQSCVHGAMAGYTGFTSGIVNGRQTYLPFNRITVKQNNVVITDRMWARLLASTNQPSFLSTKYIVHMEQRQHPPAQLLDGDDNESETTGTYLKVLDQLPCLSCGQ; translated from the exons atgGGTACAGAGAGTAAATACCAAATGAAGGTGGTGAATGGAGATTTTGGCTACGTACTTGAAGATGTGCCTCACTTGACTGATTACATTCCTCAGCTTCCT ACTTATGATAACCCCTTACGGTCTAATCCAGCATACTCAGTTGTGAA GCAGTACTTTGTCGACATGGATGATACAGTTCCTCAGAAG ATTGTTGTTCATAAGGACAGTCAGCGAGGAGTACATTTTCGGCGTGCTGGTCCCCGTCAAAAG GTTTATTTCAGTTCAGATGATGTCCGTGCTTGTATTGTAACATGTGGGGGTTTGTGCCCTGGGCTAAACACAGTGATCAGAGAAATTGTACATAGCCTTGACTATATGTATGGTGTAGATAAAGTCCTTGGAATAGAA GGAGGCTACAGAGGTTTCTACGCAAGAAACACTATCAGTTTGACTCCAAAGCTGGTAAATGATATTCATAAACGCGGTGGTACAATCCTTGGGACCTCACGAGGAGGCCACGATACAAAAAAGATAGTTGACAGCATACAGGACCATGGAATAAACCAG GTCTATATAATTGGTGGTGATGGGACGCTAAAAGGAGCAGCTATCATTTATGAG GAAATTAGGCGGCGTGGTCTCAAAGTAGTTGTTGCTGGGATACCCAAGACAATTGACAATGACATTCCA ATCATCGACAAGTCATTTGGCTTTGATACTGCTGTAGAGGAGGCTCAACGTGCCATCAATGCAGCACATGTGGAAGCTCAAAGTGCTGAGAACGGTATCGGTGTGGTGAAGCTAATGGGCCGCTATAGTG GATTTATTGCAATGTATGCCACTTTAGCAAGCAGAGATGTTGACTGCTGTTTAATTCCAGAGTCACCCTTCTTTCTTGACGGAAGTGGTGGTCTCTTCGAATTTGTTAAGAAAAGGCTCAGAGAGGAAGGACACATGGTTATTGTGATAGCCGAAGGGGCTGGGCAGGAACTTCTTGCAGCAGAGAATTCCCATGCTGGAAGCGAACAAGATGCTTCAGGAAACAAGCTTCTCCAAGATGTTGGTTTGTGGCTATCCCATAAAATCAGG gatcattttgaaaaaaaactcATGATGCCCATTACTCTTAAATATATCG ACCCAACTTACATGATTCGTGCTGTTCCAAGTAATGCATCTGACAATGTATATTGCACGATTCTTGCTCAAAGTTGTGTTCATGGAGCTATGGCCGGATACACAGGCTTCACCTCGGGGATTGTTAATGGTCGCCAAACATATCTCCCATTCAAT CGCATTACTGTGAAGCAAAATAATGTGGTCATAACAGACAGGATGTGGGCACGACTTCTTGCTTCAACCAATCAGCCTAGTTTCTTGAGCACAAAATACATTGTTCATATGGAACAGAGGCAGCATCCACCAGCTCAGTTGTTAGATGGAGATGACAATGAAAGTGAGACTACAG GAACTTATTTGAAGGTGTTGGATCAGTTACCGTGCCTCAGCTGTGGGCAGTAA
- the LOC129889278 gene encoding ATP-dependent 6-phosphofructokinase 6-like isoform X1, producing the protein MGTESKYQMKVVNGDFGYVLEDVPHLTDYIPQLPTYDNPLRSNPAYSVVKQYFVDMDDTVPQKIVVHKDSQRGVHFRRAGPRQKVYFSSDDVRACIVTCGGLCPGLNTVIREIVHSLDYMYGVDKVLGIEGGYRGFYARNTISLTPKLVNDIHKRGGTILGTSRGGHDTKKIVDSIQDHGINQVYIIGGDGTLKGAAIIYEEIRRRGLKVVVAGIPKTIDNDIPIIDKSFGFDTAVEEAQRAINAAHVEAQSAENGIGVVKLMGRYSGFIAMYATLASRDVDCCLIPESPFFLDGSGGLFEFVKKRLREEGHMVIVIAEGAGQELLAAENSHAGSEQDASGNKLLQDVGLWLSHKIRDHFEKKLMMPITLKYIDPTYMIRAVPSNASDNVYCTILAQSCVHGAMAGYTGFTSGIVNGRQTYLPFNRITVKQNNVVITDRMWARLLASTNQPSFLSTKYIVHMEQRQHPPAQLLDGDDNESETTDLSGRVGTYLKVLDQLPCLSCGQ; encoded by the exons atgGGTACAGAGAGTAAATACCAAATGAAGGTGGTGAATGGAGATTTTGGCTACGTACTTGAAGATGTGCCTCACTTGACTGATTACATTCCTCAGCTTCCT ACTTATGATAACCCCTTACGGTCTAATCCAGCATACTCAGTTGTGAA GCAGTACTTTGTCGACATGGATGATACAGTTCCTCAGAAG ATTGTTGTTCATAAGGACAGTCAGCGAGGAGTACATTTTCGGCGTGCTGGTCCCCGTCAAAAG GTTTATTTCAGTTCAGATGATGTCCGTGCTTGTATTGTAACATGTGGGGGTTTGTGCCCTGGGCTAAACACAGTGATCAGAGAAATTGTACATAGCCTTGACTATATGTATGGTGTAGATAAAGTCCTTGGAATAGAA GGAGGCTACAGAGGTTTCTACGCAAGAAACACTATCAGTTTGACTCCAAAGCTGGTAAATGATATTCATAAACGCGGTGGTACAATCCTTGGGACCTCACGAGGAGGCCACGATACAAAAAAGATAGTTGACAGCATACAGGACCATGGAATAAACCAG GTCTATATAATTGGTGGTGATGGGACGCTAAAAGGAGCAGCTATCATTTATGAG GAAATTAGGCGGCGTGGTCTCAAAGTAGTTGTTGCTGGGATACCCAAGACAATTGACAATGACATTCCA ATCATCGACAAGTCATTTGGCTTTGATACTGCTGTAGAGGAGGCTCAACGTGCCATCAATGCAGCACATGTGGAAGCTCAAAGTGCTGAGAACGGTATCGGTGTGGTGAAGCTAATGGGCCGCTATAGTG GATTTATTGCAATGTATGCCACTTTAGCAAGCAGAGATGTTGACTGCTGTTTAATTCCAGAGTCACCCTTCTTTCTTGACGGAAGTGGTGGTCTCTTCGAATTTGTTAAGAAAAGGCTCAGAGAGGAAGGACACATGGTTATTGTGATAGCCGAAGGGGCTGGGCAGGAACTTCTTGCAGCAGAGAATTCCCATGCTGGAAGCGAACAAGATGCTTCAGGAAACAAGCTTCTCCAAGATGTTGGTTTGTGGCTATCCCATAAAATCAGG gatcattttgaaaaaaaactcATGATGCCCATTACTCTTAAATATATCG ACCCAACTTACATGATTCGTGCTGTTCCAAGTAATGCATCTGACAATGTATATTGCACGATTCTTGCTCAAAGTTGTGTTCATGGAGCTATGGCCGGATACACAGGCTTCACCTCGGGGATTGTTAATGGTCGCCAAACATATCTCCCATTCAAT CGCATTACTGTGAAGCAAAATAATGTGGTCATAACAGACAGGATGTGGGCACGACTTCTTGCTTCAACCAATCAGCCTAGTTTCTTGAGCACAAAATACATTGTTCATATGGAACAGAGGCAGCATCCACCAGCTCAGTTGTTAGATGGAGATGACAATGAAAGTGAGACTACAG ATTTATCGGGTCGTGTAGGAACTTATTTGAAGGTGTTGGATCAGTTACCGTGCCTCAGCTGTGGGCAGTAA